In a genomic window of Nothobranchius furzeri strain GRZ-AD chromosome 14, NfurGRZ-RIMD1, whole genome shotgun sequence:
- the LOC107389435 gene encoding gamma-crystallin M3-like: MSTTDMSMGKIIFYEDRNFQGRSYECMSDCADMSSYLSRCHSCRVESGCFMVYDRPNYMGNQYFFKRGEYADYMSMTGWRDCIKSCRMIPMHRGSYRMKIYERENFGGQMHELMDDCDSIMDRYRMSDCMSCHVMDGHWLMYEQPHYRGKMMYMRPGEYRSFREMGYGGTRFMSMRRIMDMC; encoded by the exons ATGTCCACCACTGACATGAGCATGGGCAAG ATCATCTTCTACGAGGACAGGAACTTCCAGGGTCGCTCCTATGAGTGCATGAGCGACTGTGCTGACATGTCCTCCTACCTGAGCAGGTGTCACTCCTGCAGGGTGGAGAGCGGCTGCTTCATGGTCTATGACCGTCCCAACTACATGGGAAACCAGTACTTTTTTAAGAGGGGCGAGTATGCTGACTACATGAGCATGACTGGATGGAGAGACTGCATCAAGTCTTGCCGTATGATCCCCATG CACAGGGGATCCTACAGGATGAAGATCTACGAGAGGGAGAACTTTGGTGGTCAAATGCACGAGCTAATGGATGACTGTGACTCCATCATGGACCGTTACCGTATGTCTGACTGCATGTCCTGCCATGTGATGGATGGCCACTGGCTGATGTACGAGCAGCCTCACTACAGAGGCAAGATGATGTACATGAGGCCTGGAGAGTACAGGAGCTTCAGGGAGATGGGATATGGAGGCACGAGATTCATGAGCATGAGGCGCATCATGGATATGTGCTAG